Below is a genomic region from Billgrantia tianxiuensis.
TCCAGTTGCTGTGCGCACTGAGAAAAGGCCCCTGGGGCATCGAAGGGCTGAACCCGCGCATCGGCCGCGCACTGCGCCGCGCCGGCTGGCTCAAGGCCAGCGACCTGGAGCTGGAACAGGGCTGGTTCGAAGGCCGCCCGGTGCTCGTTACCCGCAACGACTACGGCTTGGGGCTGATGAACGGCGATATCGGCATCACCCTCGCCGTGCCCGAAGCTCGCAGCGCAAGCGAAACGCCCGGCCGCACCCTGCTGCGCGTCGCCTTCCCGGCCAGCGACGGCAGCGGCGACATCAAATGGGTGCTGCCCAGCCGCCTGCAAGCGGTGGAAACCGTATTCGCCATGACGGTACACAAATCCCAGGGCTCGGAATTCACCCACACCGCCCTGCTGCTCCCCGACGCCCCCAATCCCATCCTCACCCGGGAGCTGGTCTATACCGGCATCACCCGGGCGCGGGACTGGCTGACGCTGGTGGAGACGGGCCGCGGCATGCTGGATGAGGCGGTGACGAGGGAGGTGGTCAGGGTGAGTGGGTTGGGGAAGTTGTAATAAAGCCCAAGGGGTGCCCTGGAAATCGACATGTATAGTTATCAAAGCAAGGGAGTTGCGAATGAAGCACTACAGAAAAATCGAACATGTGAGACGCCACGGCCTCTCCCTGCTGGCTCGGCTCGGCCGCTACGAGTTGGCAGTGCTGCTGTGTGTCTCGGTCCTTTCCGGCGGGGTCTGGGGGTTCATCGAACTGGCCGATGCTGTCATCGAGGGAGAGACCCAGAGCATCGACGAAACCCTGCTGCTCTCCCTGCGCAATCCTGCCGATCACACCGATCCGCTCGGCCCGGGCTGGGTCGAGGAAATGGGGCGGGACTTTACCGCGCTCGGCGGTGTCGGCGTGCTGGTCGTGATCACCCTGGGCGCCCTGGGCTACCTGCTACTCGCCCGGCACTATCGCGCGGCGCTCTTTGCCTCGGTCGTGGTGCCAGGCGGCATGCTGCTCAGCACGTTGATGAAGATGGGCTTCGATCGTCCTCGGCCCGACCTCGTGCCGCATGAAGCCATGGTCTACACCGCGAGCTTCCCCAGCGGTCACTCGATGATGTCTGCCGTCACCTACCTCACCCTGGCCGCCCTGCTCATTCGAGTACAGCCGGCGCTGAGGCTGAAGGCCTACCTGCTGATACTGGCGATACTGCTCACCCTGCTGGTGGGCATCAGCCGTGTCTACCTCGGCGTGCATTGGCCGACGGATGTACTTGCCGGCTGGACCGCCGGAGCGGCCTGGGCCGCGCTGTGCTGGCTGGTGATGCGCTGGTTGCAGCGGCGCGGGCAGGTAGAGACAGAAGAGAGCAGCTCGGGTACTGAGTAGGTGATCAAGCGATGGGAGCCGCAGAATCCTAACGCTCAAGCTCAGCTGGGAAACCGCGCAGAGGTTTGGCGGTCGGCTGAAGCGCCTTGTTGGGCGTCATTCGCCATCCTCCGGCACTGGAGCCAGCATGTTTGCATCCCGTGCAAGCACCCATTTGCCGTTCTCTTTTTTGAGGATGGATAGCGTATGGCCCGCACGAGTGACTGTTTTACCGCCAGGCGGCGTAACCACAACGGTGAGCTTAGTCCACATATAAGCCCATTCTCCCAGGATCTTGATCTCCTGAACTTCGCTCGTGCCATCAAACTGCGGCGCATTTTCACCCGATTGGGCATTGGCCGCGGCTACGAAATCGCTCTTTCTCATTACCGGCTGGCCAGTGACCAGAAAGATGGCATCCTCGGACATGAGTGACAAGACAGTCTCGGCATCGCCCGATTTAGTGGCAGCCATCCAAGTAGATACAAGCTGCCGAATTTGTTCTTTATCTCTTTGCATGTGAGCTCCTGTGCTTCGATGTCCAACAGGCATTAAACCACACGGCATGATATCGGATGAATCCGCATGCACGTTTAACAATGTCATACTTCACGCCACTTTCCCCCTCAACCATTGAAACTCAGAGACATTAAGAATGGCTCGGCCAAATAACATCTGTCATCGCGCATGCCGCATAACACTGATGTACGGGCATGCTGCATTTGCCACCATGGCCGCTATGGGCCGACAGCTGCCAAACGCTTTTCATCAGCATAGACTAACGTTTCCAATATGGCCATAAGCGGGACATTGCATACATAAACCCCAAGGCCATAAAGCCTATTGCCCAACCCACTCCCTGCAACACAAAAGTTAAATCATTCCTGACTCTGATAGTGCGCCTATCAAAGCAGATACTGTCTTCCTCAAGCAACTCCCCCAACATCTCCCCTATTGTTCACATACACCGCCACAGATGAAAACCCATACCCTAAATACTCAGGATTAATATAACTCTTTCCTGCCGCGGCGCTGCATTCAGAAATAAAAACAAGAGTCAACAAAACAACCACAAAGCCAACTATACGATTCATGGACCCACCCCGCCAACTTGCTGCACAGGAAATTACCAACCACCACCCTTGCAAGCCAATCACCACCCAGCATTCATCACAAAAAATTAAGCATCCCTGCTCATTTATAATATAACCTTCGACAGTCCGCTTTGTATCGATACCGGCCAGCGTGGCAGGCATCCTCGCTCGCGAAATTTTATAGCACTGGGAGTAACGGCGCTGGATAACATGCTCTCGACAGCCAAGCGGCTGGAGCGTTAGCTTAGTCTCAGTGGATTCCTTTTCCAGGCGATTGTCCTACGCGTACGGTTGTATTGTTATGTATCTTTGCGTTTCAGCCTAGCACCGAAACATGTGTTGTCCTATGACGAGAATCAACGCAGCTCTACGAAAGGATCAGCTCTGCGCCACAGGAAACCTAACCTCCTCCACCCTCGCTTGAAAGAAAGGAAAGTACGCCTCGGTGCCGAAGTGGTTGCCCGCCTCGACCTTGGTGGGCAGGGTGAAGCCTTCGAAGTTTTGGAAGTCGTCCAGGTAGCCGCCGAAGGGCTGGAGCCGCCACTCCTTCTCGGGGTTGGCGTTGCTCCAGCGCTGGAACTGTACCCAGCGCGGTTGGCCGTTCTCGGCCACGGCGATCTCTATCGCTTGTTCCAGGGTGCCGTGGGTGATGATCGCTCGGGCCAGGTTGGGCTCGCCGGTATCTTCCCAGCGCACGCCGGCCTCTTCCCAGTGCACTCCGTGCTGGGGCAGCAGCGCTGCCGGGGCCCAGAAGGCGGCTTCCGCTACCGCTCGGCCGGACGAGGCGCGCAGGTGGTTGTCGTCACCCCCGCCCTGGCGACGGGTAGTGTGACGCTGAGCCAGAAGCGCGTCCAGGAGCTGCCTTCCGCCATGCTGTTCGTCCGTGAGGGCTCGGTGGAAGCGTTGGCAATAGCGCCATCCGTACACCTAAGCATTATGCTAATAATGCTGCGATCCCCATTCATTTTGGCAATGGGTCTGAGAAGCTTGAACTGGCCAGCTGGCGACGGGATAGGGGGACGCATGCAGCCATTGGATAGCCAGAAGGCCAGCCCCTATGCGGGTTGGCGCCGTCGCCTTTACCTGATGCTCGAGCCCACCGCTCGCCAAGCTCCTGGGCTGTCGATCCCCAACCGCTTCATCGCCGTGGTAATAATTCTCGCAACGGCACTGACGATTTTGGAGACGGAGCCGGTAGTTCGAGCGCTGGCTCCTAGCTTCTTCGTCACCGCCGAGGCAGTGCTGGCCTTGGCTTTTCTGGTGGAGTACGTCGCGCGCGTGATTGCGGCTGGCGAAGATGCTCGATATCGAGGGCTAGCTGGACGTTTACGCTTCATGGTCAGCCCATGGGCAATCATCGACCTGCTGGCGATTCTGCCATTCTTCCTGACCATGGGGGCAGTCAACGCCTTTGCGTTGCGTCTGCTCAAGCTGATCCGGCTGCTCAGGCTAGCGCGCCTGGGGCACTTCTCCAACGCGATCGGCGATCTCTATTCAGCAGTGCGCGGTCGGCGCTATGAACTCACGGTAAGCTTGATGGTGGCTGTGGCACTGCTGATCGTCACCAGCAGCGTGATCTATGTTCTGGAAGCCAGCCATCAGCCCGAGGCCTTCGGGAGCATTCCCAGGGCGCTCTGGTGGAGCGTAGCCACACTTACCACGGTGGGCTATGGGGACGTGACACCGGTGACTGCGGCTGGGCAGCTGTTTGCAGGCCTGACCGCCATCGTCGGCATCGGCATGATCGCCATGCCGACCGGCATCCTGGCTGCTGCTTTCAGCGATGCCATGCAGAAACGTCGGGAGCAGGCTGAAAACGACAACAACAAGTGACAAGACAGGGAGCAGGGAATGGCACTTCGATTCCGTCGCCGCATCCGTATTGCCCCAGGCATTAGCCTCAACCTCAGCAAAAGCGGGATCGGGGCCTCCATCGGTCCTCGTGGCGCCAAGATAAGCGTAGGGAGTCGTGGCGTTTATGCCAACGTGGGGCTGCCGGGTACCGGCCTCGCCTTCCGTGAGAAGCTCAACAAGAGCGGTGGCCGGCGCTCAACCAGCGCCCTGGCGGGGGCACCTTCTGCGGGAAAAATACTTGAGCAACAGCTCAAGACAGGTGGCTCGGCAGCTGCGCGTGTCCGTGTCGATGAGAACGGCGAGGTCGTGATCACCGACGACGATGGCCAGCCATATGATGAGACGGAGCTCCGTGTACTTCGTAAGTACGCTGGAGAGGGCATGCGCGATTTGCTCCAGCAAGCGTGCGATCGGCTAAACGCCGATCTGTCCGCGCTGGCGACGGTGCACCTTGATACGCTGCCCCCACGAGACACCCCAGTGTTTCAGGCTCGTGCGTTTTCCGAGCCTGAGCCTCAGCGCTGGACTCGCCTCAAGCCGACGTTGTGGTGCCGTATCTGGCCACCGGCGGGGCGTCGGCTAGAAGAACAGAACGAGCAACGGGCTGGGCAATACGCACACGCCTTCAGCGAATGGGAGGCGGCGGCGCGAGCCTTCAACGAGCAGGAACGGCAACGGCGCAAGCAAGAGACCGAGTTAGTACTGACGAGCCTCGATGCCATGGCCAATGTCCTTGAGGAACATCTGGGGGAAATCCCATGGCCGAGGGAGACGAACGTGAGCTTCGATCTCGGTGATGATGCCAGCACCATCGCTATCGACATCGAGCTACCCGAAGAGGATGCCTTCCCGGACGTGGAGTACAACCTGGCCGCCAAACAGGCAAAGGTTTCCGTCAAAAAAGTTGCCTCCACGCGACGTCGAATGCTCTACCGCGACTACGCTCATGGTGTTGCGATGCGGGTGCTGGGTGAGATATTCCACCGCCTCCCAACCGTTCAGGTGGCGCTGGTATCGGCCTACATGCCGGCACTCGACGCTGGTACTGGACAACCCACCGAAAGCTACCTCTACAGCGTCCTGGTCACTAAGCCCCAGTGGCGAGAAATCAACTTCCAGGCCTTGGCCGACATCGAGCCACCTGCCACTTTGGAGCGCTTCGAGCTGCGAAGAAAAATGACCAAGACGGGAGTATTCAAGCCTATTGAACCGTTCGATGTCGAAGCGCTGGCAAGCTGTCGCGCACAGCTGATTGACTAACAGGTTCCAAGAAAAAGGCAATAAGGCCTGGGAGCCCCACGCGTCTACCCAAGCGTGCGTGATCCGGGCGGTGAGTATGCCGCGGTGCTTCGTCCGCCAGTATTGTCGGCCACCTGGCAGGGCCGGCACTTCGGCTATGAGTGGGGCGGTGAACGAATTCGCCATGTCCTCGAGCTGCGATTGGTGGAGTGAGGATTGATTCGAGGGAAGGCAAACCATCGCCCTTTGCTGATGTAATATCTCTATGTCGAACCATCGTGTGCGCTTGACATAGCCTGGCGCTGCAGCAAAGCTATACGCAATCTACGTACACTACATGAAAGCCATATTTGTCGAGCTGCCACCCTTCGAGCGGCACCGTTCCACCTACTTCGATGACGCCGCCTTTCGTGCCTTCCAGAATTTCTTGCTTCAGAACCCTGGGGCCGGTGACGTCATCCAAGGAACAGGCGGGCTGCGCAAGGTCCGGTTCAGTGATCCCAAGCGGCAGAAGGGAAAGCGGGGCGGTGTTCGCATCATTTACTACTGGTGGCTGGGAGGCTCCCAGTTCTGGCTGTTCACCCTGTACGACAAGGATTCACAGGATGACCTCACGACAGCCCAGCGCAAGACCCTGAGACAGCTGCTGGATGCGGAAATCAACGCGAGGACATGACCATGGGCCGTAACATTTTTGATGAACTCATCGAGGGCTTCGATGCATTGGCAGATGAGCGCCATGGCAAGCGCACGCTACGCTCCCACTCCGTAGAGCTGGCAGAGGTTCCCGACGTCACAGCCAGCGAGCTCATCGAGCTGCGGGAGCGGCTGCATATGTCCCGCCCGGTTTTCGCCATGTACCTCCGCACCAACCCAAGGACGCTGGAGAATTGGGAGCAAGGCCGCGCCAAGCCCAATGCCCAGGCCATGACACTCATCCGGCTGGTCCAGAAGTATCCTGAAACCCTCGAGCATCTCGCTGATCTTGCCTAGTGCAATTGAGCGCTACGACACCGAAAACCGCACTTCCTCCACCCTCGCCCGGAAGAACGGAAAGTACGCCTCGGTACCGAAGTGGTTTCCCGCCTCGACCTGGGTGGGCAGGGTGAAGCCTTCGAAGTTTTGGAAGTCGTCCAGGTAGCCGCCGAAGGGCTGGAGCCGCCACTCCTTCTCGGGGTTGGCGTTGCTCCAGCGTTGGATTTGCACCCAGCGCGGTTGGCCGTTTTCGGCCACGGCGATCTCTATCGCTTGCTCCAGGCTGCCGTGGGTGATGATCGCTCGTACCAGGTTGGGTTCGCCGGTCTCTTCCCAGCGCACGCCGTGCTGCGGCAGCAGCGCTGCCGGGACCCAGAAGGCGGCTTCCGCCACCGCTCGCCCGAACGAGGCGCGCAGGTGGTTGTCGTCGCCCCCGGCCCTGGCGACGGGCAGCGTGCCGTTGAGCCAGAAGCGCGTCCAGGAGCGGCCTTCCGCCATGCCGTCCGAGCCGCTCATCTGCATCAGGCCGGCGCCGGCCCGTTCGAGGTGCCAGATGAAGCCGTGCGGTGGCGCGAGTAGCTGGCGTGCCCGCATGGGGCGATAGCCGGGTGTTTCCTTACTACCCAGGCCGATCTCGCCTGTCATGCGGATCACGCTGACTATATGAAGCGGCGTGCCCGGGGCGATGGTGTAGCGGAAGTAGCGCCGGGCGGCATCGGGCAGGCCTTCCACCATGGCGGGGTCGAACGCTTCGACGCTGGCGGGCGCCTGGGCTTGCAGCCAGGTCCAGGCCTTTTCCATGGCGCTGTTGTCGGTCAGGCGCCAGGCCTGCATGGCCAGTACGCCGATGAGTACTAGCGCCAGCAGCAGGGCTATGGCCATTGCCAGGTATGCCATTCGCCTGCTCCTTCGCTCCGCTGCCGTTCCCGTTTCAGCCTTCAGAGAGGGCCACCTTCTCGTAGAATGCGTTTAACCGGACACTTTTCGATGATACTCCCGCTTGGCGGCGAGTAGCTGCTGGTCAGCGCGGACGGCGAGGCTTTCCAGGCTGTCATCGCGGCGCAGGGTGGCAACCCCCACGCTGATCGAGATGGCGGCCAGCTCGTGCGTCTGCTGCTGCAGTCGCTCGGCGGTGGCACGGGCGTCTTCGTTGCTGCTTTCGGGGAGCAGGATCATGAATTCATCGCCGCCGAAGCGGCCCAGCAGGTCGCTTGCGCGCAAGGCGCTCTGCAGGCTCGCCGCAACGCGCTTGAGCGCGGCGTCACCTGCGGCATGGCCTTGGGTGTCGTTGACCTGCTTGAAGGCGTCCAGATCGATCATCAACACGCTGAGCGAAGTGCCGTAGCGCCGTGCCCGCTCAATTTCGCGCTGGCCCAGGGTCTCGATATGTCGACGGTTGTAGCAGCCGGTCAGGAAGTCGCGGGTGGCCATCTCCTCGAGCTGGCCGTTGAGCAACCTGAGCTCGCGGTTGGCGTACTGCAATTCAGCGGTACGCTGCTCCACGCGTGCTTCCAGCACCTGATTGTGGCGCTCCAGCGCATCCCGGGCCCGGTGCAGTTCGGTCACGTCCTGAGAGATGCCGAACAGGTGAGTGACGCGCTGCGGGGCATCGTCAGCATTGTGCAGCGGCACGATCAGCGTCAGCCAGTAGCCGTACTGCTCGTTGCCATGCTCGTCGAAGAAGGCGGCATGCTCTTGATAGCGCATCGGCTTGTTCCGCGCCACGCATTCACGGTAGCGCGCATAGATCGACTCAGCCGTAGCAGCGGGCAAGAATGCCGGCAGCGGCTGGCCCAGGCACTCACGGCCAATGGTGTCGAGCTGCGCCGGGTTGGCTGCCTCGACCGTGAAGTGTCCGTTATCCTCCACACGTACCAGGAACATGTTCTCGGGGAAGTGATTCCACAGCTCGCGAATCAGCGGATGCCCCATGAGGGCATCGTGGAAGGATTGCTGCATCTGCTGAGGTGGTTCAACTGTCATGCGGTCACCCACGGCGAGGTTTACACTACCTTTACAGCAACCACCTGACCTGGCAAGTGTCGCCAGCCTATCCGTAGCGGGCTGCCGCACTCGGCACAGAACACCGGTCTCTTTTCCCGGTGGCTTGCGCTTACGATACCGTTTCGCTATTCGATGGCTGACATCGTTCAAACACGACCTGGAGATGCTAGGGTACGAGGAAACCCTACCCAATGGCTCCGCGATCATGCCCCACGTCGACATCGCCGTGATCTCCGATGCCATCTGCCCATGGTGCTTCATCGGCAAACGCCACCTCGACCTCGCCCTGGCCGAACTGCCCGAGGAGATCAGCGTATCGGTGGCCTGGCATCCCTTCGAGCTCAACCCCGACATGCCTGCCGGGGGCCTGTCGCGGCGTGAGTACCGCACCGCCAAGTTCGGCTCGTGGGAGCGATCCCAGGCGCTCGACGCCCAGGTGGAGGCCGCTGCCGCCCAGGCCGGCATCCAGATCCACCACGAGCGCATGACGCGAACGCCCAATACCTTCGATGCCCACCGGGTGATCTGGCTTGCCGGGGAGCATGGTGTTCAAACAGCCGTGGTCGCAGCACTCTTCCGCAGCTACTTTGTCGAGGGTAAGGACATCGGTGATAGTGCGGTACTGGCCAAGGCCGCCCGGGACGGCGGGCTGGCGAATATCGACATACCCGCCTTTCTCGCCAGCGACCAAGGCCGCCGCGAGGTCAGAGCCGGCCTCGACGAGGCGAGGCGCCTGGGCGTGAGCGGTGTGCCCACCTTCATCATCAACGACACTACCGGCCTGTCGGGCGCCCAACCGCCCGAGGCACTGCGCCAGGCGATTCTCGAGACAGCCGGCATGAGTTGAAGGCCCGCCTACCTCGAGTCTCTGCCTTCCACGGTCACTCTGCCAATGTGGTTGGTGCCGCTCTGGTGTCTCAGCAGGGCTTCACCGTCGAGGGTGGGGCGCATGTGGCGCAAGATGCCGGCATGTACCGGGCCTGAAGGGATCGGCCAGCTCTGGAGACGAGGCCAGGCTATCGGTAAAGATCAGCGCTTCGGCGCGCCTTGCGGATAACAGGGCAGCCCGTCTTCGAACTCGAACCACTCGGCCTTGGACGAGACCCAAGCGTGGTAGCGTTTGCTGGGCGTTATCGGCGTATCCAGCGTGCCCAGCCGCAGCCGCTTGGCCTCGGGCAGGTCGTCGCGGGCGCTGTAGAGTGGGCTGCCGCACTCGGCGCAGAACACCCTCACCTTGCCCGGCGTGGCGCGATACTCCTTGAGGTACTCCGCGCCTCGGGTGATGGAAAAGTCGGCCGAGCGGATGGGCGCCACGGCAACGAAGGCCGAGCCCTGGGCCTTCTGGCACTGCTTGCAGTGGCACATCGAGACCTCATCGATCTCGCCGCGGTACTCGTATTCCACCTTGCCGCATAGGCAGCTTCCCTGGTGCATCGGCGTCTTCTCCCGGGTGGCGTTTTCGCTATCTTGGCCTGTTTACGACCGAAGCACACGCCCCGCTGGGCCGGGGCGAGCCAAACGGCGGCATGCGCTGAGTGATCGAAGCCTATCCGGTCATCGGATCCTGACGGACTGCTTCAACCTAAGGTGTGTACCAGTGCGAAGTAGAGCGTCAGGCCTAGCACGGCGGTGCCAATCAGACCCAAAAGATTGAGTAGGGCAATGGCACCGACCACCGCCAGGGATATCAATGCCGGAACCGGTTCGCGCACCATTTCACTATATGCAATGTAGACGGCGAAGTTGATGAATACCGCCGCCGGCAGCAGACGTTCGAAATAGCGCTGTGTCTGTGTATCGATTCGCAGTGAGATGAACGTCGGTGCGATGCGAACCAGACAGCTGGTGGTGAATAGCGCGGCAATCGCCACCAGTACGGATTCGCTCACGACCACGCTCTCCCCAAAATAAAAGTCGCGAGCAGCACGCTCGGAATCCAGAAGTACACCGGCCCGAGCCACAGAATGAACAGCAGTGCCAGACCTGCGCTCACTCCGGCCGCGGCCAGTAGCGCCCCCCTTCGTTGCCCTTGATGCCACAGCCGAACTCGCAGCTGTACAGCCGACAGGTACATCAGCACCACACTGGCGGGATACCCCAGGTTTACCTCCGACCCAAGCCAGGCAGCCGGCATGGCCTGCCCCAGCAGCGCGCCAATCAGCCCAGCC
It encodes:
- a CDS encoding phosphatase PAP2 family protein; the encoded protein is MKHYRKIEHVRRHGLSLLARLGRYELAVLLCVSVLSGGVWGFIELADAVIEGETQSIDETLLLSLRNPADHTDPLGPGWVEEMGRDFTALGGVGVLVVITLGALGYLLLARHYRAALFASVVVPGGMLLSTLMKMGFDRPRPDLVPHEAMVYTASFPSGHSMMSAVTYLTLAALLIRVQPALRLKAYLLILAILLTLLVGISRVYLGVHWPTDVLAGWTAGAAWAALCWLVMRWLQRRGQVETEESSSGTE
- a CDS encoding YybH family protein, whose protein sequence is MQRDKEQIRQLVSTWMAATKSGDAETVLSLMSEDAIFLVTGQPVMRKSDFVAAANAQSGENAPQFDGTSEVQEIKILGEWAYMWTKLTVVVTPPGGKTVTRAGHTLSILKKENGKWVLARDANMLAPVPEDGE
- a CDS encoding DUF6544 family protein, with the translated sequence MDALLAQRHTTRRQGGGDDNHLRASSGRAVAEAAFWAPAALLPQHGVHWEEAGVRWEDTGEPNLARAIITHGTLEQAIEIAVAENGQPRWVQFQRWSNANPEKEWRLQPFGGYLDDFQNFEGFTLPTKVEAGNHFGTEAYFPFFQARVEEVRFPVAQS
- a CDS encoding potassium channel family protein, producing the protein MVVVTPALATGSVTLSQKRVQELPSAMLFVREGSVEALAIAPSVHLSIMLIMLRSPFILAMGLRSLNWPAGDGIGGRMQPLDSQKASPYAGWRRRLYLMLEPTARQAPGLSIPNRFIAVVIILATALTILETEPVVRALAPSFFVTAEAVLALAFLVEYVARVIAAGEDARYRGLAGRLRFMVSPWAIIDLLAILPFFLTMGAVNAFALRLLKLIRLLRLARLGHFSNAIGDLYSAVRGRRYELTVSLMVAVALLIVTSSVIYVLEASHQPEAFGSIPRALWWSVATLTTVGYGDVTPVTAAGQLFAGLTAIVGIGMIAMPTGILAAAFSDAMQKRREQAENDNNK
- a CDS encoding DUF4236 domain-containing protein; the protein is MALRFRRRIRIAPGISLNLSKSGIGASIGPRGAKISVGSRGVYANVGLPGTGLAFREKLNKSGGRRSTSALAGAPSAGKILEQQLKTGGSAAARVRVDENGEVVITDDDGQPYDETELRVLRKYAGEGMRDLLQQACDRLNADLSALATVHLDTLPPRDTPVFQARAFSEPEPQRWTRLKPTLWCRIWPPAGRRLEEQNEQRAGQYAHAFSEWEAAARAFNEQERQRRKQETELVLTSLDAMANVLEEHLGEIPWPRETNVSFDLGDDASTIAIDIELPEEDAFPDVEYNLAAKQAKVSVKKVASTRRRMLYRDYAHGVAMRVLGEIFHRLPTVQVALVSAYMPALDAGTGQPTESYLYSVLVTKPQWREINFQALADIEPPATLERFELRRKMTKTGVFKPIEPFDVEALASCRAQLID
- a CDS encoding toxin, which encodes MKAIFVELPPFERHRSTYFDDAAFRAFQNFLLQNPGAGDVIQGTGGLRKVRFSDPKRQKGKRGGVRIIYYWWLGGSQFWLFTLYDKDSQDDLTTAQRKTLRQLLDAEINART
- a CDS encoding helix-turn-helix domain-containing protein, which codes for MGRNIFDELIEGFDALADERHGKRTLRSHSVELAEVPDVTASELIELRERLHMSRPVFAMYLRTNPRTLENWEQGRAKPNAQAMTLIRLVQKYPETLEHLADLA
- a CDS encoding DUF6544 family protein, producing MAYLAMAIALLLALVLIGVLAMQAWRLTDNSAMEKAWTWLQAQAPASVEAFDPAMVEGLPDAARRYFRYTIAPGTPLHIVSVIRMTGEIGLGSKETPGYRPMRARQLLAPPHGFIWHLERAGAGLMQMSGSDGMAEGRSWTRFWLNGTLPVARAGGDDNHLRASFGRAVAEAAFWVPAALLPQHGVRWEETGEPNLVRAIITHGSLEQAIEIAVAENGQPRWVQIQRWSNANPEKEWRLQPFGGYLDDFQNFEGFTLPTQVEAGNHFGTEAYFPFFRARVEEVRFSVS
- a CDS encoding sensor domain-containing diguanylate cyclase produces the protein MTVEPPQQMQQSFHDALMGHPLIRELWNHFPENMFLVRVEDNGHFTVEAANPAQLDTIGRECLGQPLPAFLPAATAESIYARYRECVARNKPMRYQEHAAFFDEHGNEQYGYWLTLIVPLHNADDAPQRVTHLFGISQDVTELHRARDALERHNQVLEARVEQRTAELQYANRELRLLNGQLEEMATRDFLTGCYNRRHIETLGQREIERARRYGTSLSVLMIDLDAFKQVNDTQGHAAGDAALKRVAASLQSALRASDLLGRFGGDEFMILLPESSNEDARATAERLQQQTHELAAISISVGVATLRRDDSLESLAVRADQQLLAAKREYHRKVSG
- a CDS encoding DsbA family oxidoreductase; protein product: MPHVDIAVISDAICPWCFIGKRHLDLALAELPEEISVSVAWHPFELNPDMPAGGLSRREYRTAKFGSWERSQALDAQVEAAAAQAGIQIHHERMTRTPNTFDAHRVIWLAGEHGVQTAVVAALFRSYFVEGKDIGDSAVLAKAARDGGLANIDIPAFLASDQGRREVRAGLDEARRLGVSGVPTFIINDTTGLSGAQPPEALRQAILETAGMS
- a CDS encoding GFA family protein, with protein sequence MHQGSCLCGKVEYEYRGEIDEVSMCHCKQCQKAQGSAFVAVAPIRSADFSITRGAEYLKEYRATPGKVRVFCAECGSPLYSARDDLPEAKRLRLGTLDTPITPSKRYHAWVSSKAEWFEFEDGLPCYPQGAPKR